In Silene latifolia isolate original U9 population chromosome 3, ASM4854445v1, whole genome shotgun sequence, a single window of DNA contains:
- the LOC141647085 gene encoding putative glutathione S-transferase — MANNNEVILLDFWPSAFGMRVRIALAEKGVEYEYKDEDLMNKSELLLKMNPIHKKIPVLVHNNKPVCESSIIVQYIDEVWTDKSPLLPSDPYQRAQARFWADFIDKKTYDGSKKIWMSTGEEQEVAKKEFIENLKVLEEQLGDKPYFGGDTFGYVDVSLIPFYSWFYMLETEGNFKIDESNPKIIDWAKRCMQRESVAKTLPDQKKVYEFVQERKKKLGVE, encoded by the exons ATGGCTAATAATAATGAAGtaattttgttggatttttggCCTAGCGCATTCGGGATGCGAGTCAGGATCGCTTTGGCCGAAAAGGGGGTGGAATATGAGTACAAAGATGAAGATTTGATGAACAAGAGTGAGTTGCTCCTTAAGATGAACCCGATTCACAAGAAAATCCCGGTTCTTGTTCATAACAACAAGCCGGTTTGTGAATCGAGCATCATTGTTCAATACATTGATGAGGTTTGGACCGACAAGAGCCCTTTGTTGCCTTCTGACCCGTATCAGAGAGCTCAGGCTCGGTTTTGGGCTGATTTTATCGACAAGAAG ACATACGACGGGTCAAAGAAGATATGGATGTCGACAGGCGAGGAACAAGAGGTCGCAAAGAAAGAATTCATAGAAAATTTGAAGGTATTGGAGGAACAACTCGGAGACAAGCCATACTTTGGTGGCGACACATTTGGGTACGTCGATGTGTCGTTGATCCCGTTTTACAGTTGGTTTTACATGTTGGAAACCGAGGGAAACTTCAAGATTGATGAGTCGAACCCAAAGATCATAGATTGGGCTAAGAGGTGTATGCAAAGGGAAAGCGTCGCTAAAACTCTCCCCGATCAGAAAAAGGTTTACGAGTTTGTCCAAGAGCGTAAGAAGAAGCTTGGCGTTGAGTGA